The Pseudophryne corroboree isolate aPseCor3 unplaced genomic scaffold, aPseCor3.hap2 scaffold_956, whole genome shotgun sequence DNA segment cacagagagaaggggcactgtgcagttattcatatatacggcataaggatagatactgagaatcataccggaacacaggatagaaggggtactgtgcagttattcatatatacggcataaggacagatactgagaatcataccggaacacaggatagaaggggcactgtgcagttattcatatatacggcataaggacagatactgagaatcataccggaacacagatagaaggggcactgtgcagttattcatatatacggcataaggatagatactgagaatcataccggaacacagaTAGAAGGGGCACTGTGCGGTTATTCATATATacagcataaggacagatactgagaatcatagcggaacacaggatagaaggggtactgtgcagttattcatatatacggcataaggacagatactgagaatcataccggaacacagatagaaggggtactgtgcagttattcatatatacggcataaggatagatactgagaatcataccggaacacagatagaaggggcactgtgcagttattcatatatacggcataaggatagatactgagaatcataccggaacacaggatagaaggggcactgtgcagttattcatatatacggcataaggacagatactgagaatcataccggaacacaggatagaaggggcactgtgcagttattcatatatacggcataaggacagatactgagaatcataccggaacacaggatagaaggggcactgtgcagttattcatatatacggcataaggacagatactgagaatcataccggaacacaggatagaaggggcactgtgcagttattcatatatacggcataaggacagatactgagaatcataccggaacacaggatagaaggggcactgtgcagttattcatatatacggcataaggacagatactgagaatcataccggaacacagatagaaggggcactgtgcagttattcatatatacggcataaggacagatactgagaattataccggaacacaggatagaaggggcactgtgcagttactcatatatacggcataaggacagatactgagaatcatactggaacacaggatagaaggggcactgtgcagttattcatatatacggcataaggacagatactgagaatcataccggaacacaggatagaaggggcactgtgcagttattcatatatacggcataaggacagatactgagaatcataccggaacacagatagaaggggcactgtgcagttattcatatatacggcataaggacagatactgagaattataccggaacacaggatagaaggggcactgtgcagttactcatatatacggcataaggacagatactgagaatcatactggaacacaggatagaaggggcactgtgcagttattcatatatacggcataaggacagatactgagaatcatactgGAACACAGGATAGAAGTGGCACGGTGCAGTTATTtatatatacggcataaggacagatactgagaattataccggaacacaggatagaaggggcactgtgcagttactcatatatacggcataaggacagatactgagaattataccggaacacaggatagaaggggcactgtgcagttactcatatatacggcataaggacagatactgagaatcatactgGAACACAGGATAGAAGGAGCACTGTGCAGTTATTTATATATacagcataaggacagatactgagaatcacaACCAGAACACAGAAGAgatgtggtactgtgcagttatgtATATATACAGCATAATGACAGATACCGAGAATCGCACCCAGATcacagaagtagtactgtgcatttAGTGTGGAAAAGTCAGTGCTTTGTGGTAAGGTAAAATATATAACACTGCCCCATATTGATGAGTGATATCTTGGTTTTCAGGGCGTAAAGAAGCCGTTTACAGAGGTGATTAAAGCTAATATTGGAGATGCCCACGCCATGGGCCAGAAGCCAATCACCTTCCTGAGACAGGTGAGTCTGCAGTACACACAAGACCCTCCGGGGGCAGGCTTTCTCATTGCTCATTAAGGGGACATGTTCTTTCCTCCTGATCTGCTTCTGCCCAGTACAAGGTGAAAGCTGCTGCCACCTAGTGGTGGAGAGAAGACACGTCATTCCAATCACAGGGCTCAGACAGGTAGACAGTGCCTCCCACCTCACTGCATGTATTCAGAGACCCACACTCTATACTACCAGGGACAGATGGTGGGAAGGCATAGATAGAGCCCCCTATATAGTGCTCAGTGATCTCAGCACATCACCCTCCTTTCTATCCCCTATGGAGGTCTGACCCTCTCTTTCTGTCACCCCTGCATCTGTAACCCCTCCATGTGTGTACCATTCTCTGTAGCTGGGGTCTGTGTGACTGGTAACCTCAGTCCTGATTTATCCCCAGGTCACTGCCATCTGTCTGTACCCTGAGCTTCTGAATGACAACAAGTTTCCAGATGACGTGAAGCAGAAGGCATTGCGTATCCTGCAGGCATGCGGGGGCAATAGCATCGGTGAGTGGGGGGCACACAGGGGTCCCGGGGCCACAGCACCCTCCTATACTGTGTGTGAGTGCTCATTGTGTATACTGAAGGTCACACAGAGTCTTTATGTACAGTAGTGTTTATTCCTTGCACTATCCTAGGTGTGACGTTCACAAGACATTAGTACATACCTTACTGTAGCTCTACG contains these protein-coding regions:
- the LOC135048396 gene encoding alanine aminotransferase 2-like; translation: MKRSYSGTHLAERNSNRARNMSENGTHDRILTRESMNPRIKKVEYAVRGPIVTRAVELEKELEQGVKKPFTEVIKANIGDAHAMGQKPITFLRQVTAICLYPELLNDNKFPDDVKQKALRILQACGGNSI